AGTacctactctgtgctaggcactctgCATGCACCATTGTTCCCCCTCCAGAGTCCTAGGGGCATGGGCCTCTTACCACTGCCAGTGTATAAGTGAGGAAGCTGAAACTCAGGGAGATTGGGTAGCTCATCCAGTGTTGCGGAGCTAGGAGCTAGGAAGGGCTGgatctgtctgattccaaagtctgtctgctttcttcttcctgtATGTTATTGCCTTGCTCCAAGCTTCAACCTGCCCAGGCTCAGAAATGGCCAAGATAGCACCACTGTTTTACTGTGTGCTTAGGCAAGGATGGAGTGATATGGCTAGGTGGGCTTCAGtggctgccctccccctgctATTCCCTATGCCTGGCCTTCAAGATTGGAAGATGAACCTGGATTAGGAGGCATTTGTCCATCTCTCTCAGGATCTGGAACAGAGGCAGTGTGGAGGTGCGGGGATTGGAACACAGATGTGTGAGGTTCCTCGGGCCCTATCTTACGTGATCTATTGTCCATGCTTGAGTCCcgtctcccctccctctgctctttttaGAACTGAGACTGGTCAAGTCTGAGGACTCAGGTTCTTGCATTCTGGGGGTTAGGTGGGTCCCCCTGTAAGATGTTGGGCTGTGGGtgtggggagtggaggggagagcTGTGTGGAGGAGTCATACCTGGCCAGAGACTGTACCCATTACCCCTTGGTTCCAGGTGATGCCTATTCCTATCTTTCCATCATGCCCAAGATTAGCAAGGATGGGAGAGAAAGCATGGGTCCTAGACAGGTTGAGCTCCCCCAGTTGTTGTCTGGGAGACACAGGGTGGTGGCTAAGGCATGTGTGGGCTTGTGTgcatatgggtgtgtgtgtgcgtgcatgtgtgcatgcacatgtgtgcacacacacatatatgtgctgGGGAGATGGTAGCAGTGGCTCTGAAGGAATGTGAGTGTGATGGGGGCGGGAAGAGGACAGGGCTGCCACCTCCAGGCAGGGGGCCACATCACCCCCCTGTGGAAATGCCACATTAAGACAAAGGGCTCCCCCAGCTAGGCATTGCCCCACCCTGCCAAGCAGTCAAAGCCTGGCAGCCTTGCCCATGGGCCACCCCTTCCACACCTTCCTGGCAGTGTGATTCTCTCTCATCACCCCCAGCCTGAGGATGACGGAAGGACAGAATGCCTATTTTTACCATCTCCATCCAGTAGGCTCAGCCTGGCCCTCATCGCTTGTGCCCCTGATTCGGGAGATGGCTCAGGACCCCTGACCCTGAGGCTGACCATGTCTTCCCTTCTGGGCAGGTTCCTGAGTGGGAAGGGCCTGGTGATCTACCCAAAGATTGGAGACAAGCTGGACATCATCTGCCCCCGAGCAGAAGCAGGGCGGCCCTACGAGTACTACAAGCTGTACCTGGTGCGGCCTGAGCAGGCAGCTGCTTGCAGCACTGTGCTTGACCCCAACGTGCTAGTCACCTGCAATAGGCCAGAGCAGGAAATCCGCTTCACCATTAAGTTCCAAGAGTTCAGCCCCAACTACATGGGCCTGGAGTTTAAGAAGCACCATGATTACTACATTACCTGTGAGTCCCTTCCCATCATATGGTTCTTTCTTACCTTGTAGCAGTAGGAGCTTCTAGGTAGTGCAGTGAGTCAGCACACGGCCTATCCTGGTCTGGTCTGCTCTAAAACCTGGCGTGCTCTCCTTCCAGCCTGGCTTTAGAATTCTGGCCCTAACATTCACCAGGGGATGGCTGTCAGCTCACCTTGGCTCTAGGAAGTGGGTGGGAAAAGACTCCAATTCCCGGtgccctttctcattttcttggcTTACTTAAGGTCTAATCTTGAGAATGGCAGAGTTGGCAGAGAACCCCTTGGGATTGGCTGGCTATTCAGCCTTTCTCTTCCTGGGAGACTGACCCCAAGAGGCAAAGGAGCCTCTTGCCCTGTGTCACTCAGGGAGTTAGGAACTCCAGCCATTGGAACTCCAGCTCAGTTCACCTGACTGGATTCCTTCCAGTCTGTATAGAAGCCTCCCCCATGATTCCAGTTCTAATGGTTTTGCCTCTAAGCAACATCGCCCAATGAGAAGATACCTTAGTGTCCACTGAGAAAGAAGGGTAAAGGCCTGGTCACCATAAAGGAGCAGCACCCTTGGGCGAAGTGCTGGTTTCTGACGCGAGCTGGGCCTGGCTAGCTACTCTTTTCCCAGCGCGAGGAAGATAAGCAGAAGTTCACAGGTGGGTGGGGGCTCCTCATCACTCCCCCCCACTCCAGGTTCTGTTCTTCCAGGCTGAGACAGCACTCGGATTTCTAGGTAGTGTGGACAGACTTTTCTCTCCCCCTGACTTCTCTGGCCTCTTGCTACAGCTACATCTAATGGGAGCCTGGAAGGACTGGAAAACCGGGAGGGAGGTGTGTGCCGTACACGCACCATGAAGATTGTCATGAAGGTGGGGCAAGGTGAGTGACCAGTGCGAGGGCTCCCATTAAGCCTTGGCACCAGATATCCCTGGCCGGGTATGGGTGTGTTTGGGAGTAGGGGAGGGACAATAGGGTCAGAGTGTCTGAGGTCTGATAATACAGGTCACTGTTGGCTTGTGCTAGATGACTGAGGCACCTATGCTAGTGGGGTCTTCCCCTCACCttacctctccccaccccccagacccCAATGCTGTGACGCCTGAGCAGCTGACCACCAGCCGGCCCAGCAAGGAGGCGGACAACACTATCAAGATGGCCACACAGGCTCCCAGCGGCCGGGGCTCCCTGGGTGACTCTGACGGCAAGCACGGTGAGTGTATAGATGTCTGCCAGAGGGCAGAAGCCATTGCTTAACTGCCTTTTCAGGCCCTGTCTCTAAAGAAAGGTGGAAGAGGATGCAGGCTGAAATGGGCCTTGTGCCCCAGGGACCCCTGGCTGATCATTTCTCTCCTCCTGTCTCCTTCCTCAGAGACTGTGAACCAGGAAGAGAAAAGCGGCCCAGGTGCGAGCGGAGGTGGCAGTGGGGACCCTGACAACTTCTTCAACTCCAAGGTAGCTTTGTTCGCTGCCGTTGGTGCTGGCTGTGTCATCTTCCTGCTCATCATCATCTTCCTGACGGTTCTGCTACTAAAGCTGCGCAAGCGGCATCGGAAGCACACCCAGCAGCGGGCGCCTGCCCTCTCACTCAGTACCCTGGCCAGTCCCAAGGGGGGCAGTGGCACAGCAGGCACAGAGCCCAGCGACATCATCATCCCCTTACGGACTACAGAGAACAACTACTGCCCCCACTACGAGAAGGTGAGTGGGGACTACGGGCACCCCGTCTACATCGTCCAAGAGATGCCACCGCAGAGCCCAGCGAACATCTACTACAAGGTCTGAGAGCCCAGGGTGGCCTCGGGCCCCCAAGGGACAGTCAGCCAGGACTGCACCTCTTCTTTCTCCCCGACACTCCCTTCCCTGACCAGCTGTGCCCACCTTTGTATTTAGTTTTGTAGTTTCTTGGCTTTTATAATCCCCCCTTTCACCCTGCCCCCCTGGGCTTCGGAGGGGGGCGCCTGTGCCCCCGGCCCCCATGCTCTCGTGCCTTCCCCCTCCAGCCAGGCCTCTGGGCTCTGCAGGGGCGCCCCTTGGAGGGCAGGGTTGGATGCTGATGGACAGCGGGTAGGAAAATGcccctctggccctgccccccaccattccctctccccacttcccaggACTGTTCGTCCGCTATCATcactgtttttaatgtttttgtcttcattttgtaGCTGTCAActcattttcatctgttttttaaagaaaaatgtaaaaggcagCCCCTCCTTAGGCTTTCTGAGCCTGGCCCAGCCCAGTTTAAGGGAACTGGGGTGGGACATGGCCAGCCAGGAAGTATAGGATGGCATTTCTTTTATAAACTCCTTGGTATTTAGGAGAGGGGTGGCAGGCCAGAGCTGTTCTTGCCCATGAGGGAAGACGAGAGTACCACTGGGAAAAGCGTCTCACCCTACCCTCCTGACCCTCCTTCTACAAAGCTGATCTTGGCAATGGGGTACGGGCTGCCACccttccaccaaaaaaaaaaatctcttccttgtGGGATTCTTGGGcatctcctgcctccctcactcTCACGGTAATTAACGTCTTAATTGGCTGTTGCCTGGGGAACAGGAGAGCTGCTGCAGGCAGATGACCtcatgggggtggagggaggtgaggTGCCCAGGTGGCTATTTGCCCTGCAGAGCTGGGagttcctcctccccctccccaccctattCTCTCCTCACCTTTGGCATCTCTTGGCCTggtggggaaacagaggcccagggcAGAGACCTAAGCGGGTATAAGGCCAGGTGGCCTGCTCCTTTTCTGGGCTCTAGCACGGGTGGGTGCCCCCTCAACCCAGCTTCTGCTGGCCCCTCCAATCTTAGGCTGGGActtggaaagaggaagaggctgcccagggctgggccagcaCGCCGTGCACTTTGACCCTGGCTCCTTGCCAGCACGGCTGCTAACAGACTGCCACTTGAGTGAGCTTTGCAGGCACTCCCAGAGTGGCCAAGGAAGGAGCTGGGCCTTACACCATCCACCTCCACGCTGCCTCCTGGCCAGCTGCCCACCCCAGTGCCAGGTGGGAGAGGGAGCAAAACAGCCAGCCCCTTCCAGGTGGCAGttgggagggtttttttgtttttgtttctgttgccaTTTGTGTAAATACtagtctttttggaaaaaaataatgtaaagatgTTTTGTATAAACTCTGAATTATTTTCCTGTtgcttttttcttagaaaaaatgagaactaaaaaaaaaaattaaccacatGGAGAAATGGGTGTAAAATGGTGTCATGATGTTGGGGAATgaggtgtgtgtgagtgtgtgtgtgtgtgtgtgtgtgtgtgtgtgtgtgtgtgtatgagagagagagagagagagagagagggagggagggagagagagagagagagatttcctgTACTCAAACCACTGAAGATCTGGACAGGTATGGGAAGAGGATGGTTTTCCTAGTGGAACAAGATGTTTCAAGTGTCCTATGCCTTTCCTGTTCTCCCCCTATCCTCTTGTTTGGCTGGAGCCAGTGACCATTTCCCCTTCCCTGTCCACCCTGTGACCTCTGTAGCATAGGCCATAGATGCCATGAGCATCTGCTCAGTCTGTCATTAGGCCCAGCTAGAGAGAGTTGATGGGGGAGGGGAGTTCCCATGGGGACCTGGGTGTGTCTGCCGGTACTGCCACCACCTGGCTGGAACTACGTCTGGAACCTGCTGGcaggcccagccctgctctgctTCAAGACACCTAAAAGTGGATAGAAATAACTTTCCAAGAGCTGGGCCTCAGATGTGGCCCACTAAGTACTGGGGTTGCTTTAGGCTGCCCAGTTCCCTTCTTAGCCAGAAGAATCTTCCTCTCCTGTCTTCTCCAGAGGTGGGCCACACCAGAATCCTCACAGTGGCATACTTAGGGGCTTCTGGCTAGCAGATAAAGCCCTAGAGCTGGGCAGCCATGAGCAGCCATGAGCCCCTGGTCTCCCTTCCCCAGGCTGATGGTCCAGGAACGTggcggggctgggtggggggaaggtAAAGAGGATCTGGCCTCAGACACAGAGATGCAGGCTGACAGGGCCTGGGGCCTTCCTGCTCCAGTCTGGTAGGGTGGGGGGTGCTCCCAGTAGAGATGACTAAGGCAGATGTCAGGAGAGGAGACAAGTGAGATCCCAGTAGCTAGAAATGGGTAAGAAGGctagaggaaagaagaaagaggaaggaaggggaagctTAGTTAATGATCCAGGGGAGGAAGCTTCAGAGAGCCAGCCAAGGAGCAGACAGAGCTATGAGGAAAGTGGGAAGCCCatggagaaggaaaggggaggagagcCACGGGACCTGTAGGGCTGTAGGGCgaagggaagggaaggctgggctgggcctggctggGGTGCTCCCAGAGCCAGCTGGGGCAGAGGCTGTTTATTTGGTTTCTCATTAACCAAAGGAAGTGCCTGGATCAGATGGGGTCTCTGCTACTTGACTGGCTGCCCAGAGTGGGGCCCACAGCCTGGGTCGGGGGTCTTTAACCCGGGCTGTTTCAGACCAGGTTGATGTCACTGAGGTGGAGCCTGACCCGGGTTGGGTGATCCTTTCATGCACTCCTGCAACTGAGTGTCCTTGGGTGGTCCCCCCACCCAGCCCATGATATTAGTTGCCCTCACTCTACCCATGGcggcagaggcagggggtggagtTCCTGGGGCCCCTTGGGAATAGCTGTGGGGGTGTGAAGTAAAATCTGTAGGAGAAAGCAGAGTCTCTGACAGTCTCTCTGACAGCCCAGATTTGTGATTGGCTCTTCCCACTTGCCCTGGCCTGGGTGCTATGGCTGGCACTGGTTTGAGCTCAGTGCCCAAGCTCTGCTGGCCACAGAGTGGTGCCCAGTAGCTCCTTGTGGCAGAGTGTCCTTCACCTGGACAGTGCCTGCCATGTGTTTCAAACACTTACCTTACTTACACTGAGTCTCATAAACTTTCCTGTGAGAGTGGACAGTGGGGAATCATTAGCCTCATAtttgagatgaggaaacagagaccctATTGGGGGCAGTGACTTGCCCAGGAATGCACATCAAGTGATCCCCAGAGTGCTAAGATTGGAGTAAATAGAAGTTCCTTGAAGGTGATTGGCCTTCTCTCCACCCCTCGCCCCTTGCCCAGTGTCAGGTGAGACCGAGCAAGCAAGCGTGCTTTAGGGACCTCAGAGAACAGGAgccctcccccaccttcccttcagtttgtgtgtgtcagagagagaCCAAACTTAGCTAGGTGGAGGCAGGAGGTGTGAGCCTCCTATGGTAGGGCCCCAGACGGGCCCCACCCTCAGCTCTCCTTCCTGTCCCAGCTGGGCCCAAGCTCCTGGTGAGTCAGGGATAGAATAGGGATGCTTTCCAGGTGAGGGTGGGGCTGCCTGGCTTCCTCAGCAGGCTGAACCCAGATTACCAATGTGGCAAGCTGGGTGGGTGCTaaccaggcctcagtttccctgaagGGACAAGCCTTGTGGAGCTGGAAAACCAGAGCCCTTGTGATTTATTGCACTGTTCCATTTTATGCTTGCAGGAGACCTCCCTGAGGATGCGGCTGGCCTGACACACTCTAGGCAGGGATCTGAGGGTGGGCCAAAGAACCCAGGCCCATCTGGGACCATCCTAGGTTTGCCCCTGCTGAGCAAGCAGCCCTTTGGCCACCTGGCATCAGTCACTCTCAGAAATCCAGCCTTCCTGCCTAGCCTCCCATCCTGCCCAGGCATGTCACAGTCCCACTGACACCCCAGCTGAGTCAGCCCCAGCTGGCCTGGAGACCCTCTTTGCCCATCTGCTGTTGGTCTCCTGTACAGCTGGCTGTGAGAtctggggggctggggccccAGCTGGTGCTTATTAGGTTGGCTTCTCTTTGAGAGGCTGCTGAGGGGGAGATCAACCTCCACCTAGGACAGGGGTCATGGATCCCAAACTGAAAGCAACTTTAAGGGCATGGGGGAGATAGTAATTATAGGTTCTGTTTCCAATGGTTAGTCACCCAGctggcaaagagaaagaaaagaggaaaagcaagggggttggggggaataAGGAATATGTGAAGGGAtatgggagggtgggaggagttTGCTGCAGGGCCCCTTGATACAAGGGGAAAGGGCCCTGGCCCGAAAGGCTCGAGACTGAGGACCTGTCTCAGCTCCGACATGACTGTGTTTGACCAGAGGCAGGCAAGTCCCTGCTTATTTGGGCCACAGTTTCCCTGTCTGGGTAATGAGGAGTGGAATAAGATTTCTTCATGcagtcagaaaatatttactgagcacctactatatgccagctGCTGGTCTGGGCACTAGGGTATGGTGATGAACAGAACAGACAAGGTCCCTGCTACCAGGGACCTCACATTTTAGAAAGGCCTTTAAGTGCCTGGTTAGCTCTTAGCTGTTTGCGTGATGATGGGTAGTGGGAATGGGAAAGGCAGAATAG
The window above is part of the Vulpes lagopus strain Blue_001 chromosome X, ASM1834538v1, whole genome shotgun sequence genome. Proteins encoded here:
- the EFNB1 gene encoding ephrin-B1, whose product is MARPGQRWLSKWLVAMVVLALCRLATPLAKNLEPVSWSSLNPKFLSGKGLVIYPKIGDKLDIICPRAEAGRPYEYYKLYLVRPEQAAACSTVLDPNVLVTCNRPEQEIRFTIKFQEFSPNYMGLEFKKHHDYYITSTSNGSLEGLENREGGVCRTRTMKIVMKVGQDPNAVTPEQLTTSRPSKEADNTIKMATQAPSGRGSLGDSDGKHETVNQEEKSGPGASGGGSGDPDNFFNSKVALFAAVGAGCVIFLLIIIFLTVLLLKLRKRHRKHTQQRAPALSLSTLASPKGGSGTAGTEPSDIIIPLRTTENNYCPHYEKVSGDYGHPVYIVQEMPPQSPANIYYKV